The following are encoded together in the bacterium genome:
- a CDS encoding helix-turn-helix transcriptional regulator produces MTQPATTVPCAPPTAGGAATAEAPSAALAALLDALPRALLLVDADAGVRFANAAAGDLLRRGGALRVSGHRLLAAGAADTQRLRHAVAAAHGQAQRRTLLALRGAGAEVLTLLLWSVAAPAEALVAVFAADHGPAVLNLALLRRLHGLTPAEARIAARLAAGGTLDDIAAELRVRRSTVRTHLQRVLAKTGAARQSELARLLLSGAAALRLPPGEIHQA; encoded by the coding sequence ATGACCCAGCCCGCCACGACAGTGCCGTGCGCGCCGCCGACGGCCGGCGGCGCAGCCACCGCCGAGGCGCCGAGCGCGGCGCTGGCCGCGCTGCTCGACGCGCTGCCGCGGGCCCTGCTGCTGGTCGACGCCGACGCCGGCGTGCGCTTCGCGAACGCCGCCGCCGGCGACCTGCTGCGGCGCGGCGGCGCGCTGCGCGTCTCGGGGCACCGCCTGCTCGCCGCCGGCGCCGCCGACACCCAGCGCCTGCGACACGCCGTGGCCGCGGCGCACGGGCAGGCCCAGCGCCGCACCCTGCTCGCCCTGCGCGGGGCGGGCGCCGAGGTGCTCACCCTCCTGCTCTGGAGCGTCGCGGCGCCGGCGGAGGCGCTGGTGGCCGTGTTCGCCGCCGACCACGGACCCGCCGTGCTCAACCTCGCTCTGCTGCGCCGCCTCCACGGCCTGACGCCGGCCGAGGCGCGCATCGCCGCCCGGCTCGCCGCCGGCGGCACCCTCGACGACATCGCCGCCGAGCTGCGGGTCCGCCGCTCGACCGTCCGCACCCACCTGCAGCGCGTGCTCGCCAAGACCGGCGCCGCGCGCCAGTCGGAACTGGCCCGCCTGCTCTTGAGCGGCGCCGCCGCCCTGCGCCTGCCGCCGGGCGAGATCCACCAGGCATGA